The proteins below are encoded in one region of Oncorhynchus kisutch isolate 150728-3 linkage group LG14, Okis_V2, whole genome shotgun sequence:
- the rtraf gene encoding RNA transcription, translation and transport factor protein isoform X1: protein MFRRKLTALDYHNPSGFDCNDETEFRNFIVWLEDQKIRHYKIEDRGNLRNIPSSEWPKSFEQYLQDVNCPFSVQERQESVDWLLGLAVRFEYGDNGSPVEKYKNCPPATATKAEKPSDPLIHLDSNNPDFKAGVMGLANMLKIQRHDDYLVMLKAIRILIQERLTPEAIAKARQSKEGLPVALDKHILGFDTGDATLNEAAQILRLLHIEELRDLQTRINEAIVAVQAIIADPKTDHRLGKVGR from the exons ATGTTTCGAAGAAAACTGACAGCGTTGGATTACCATAACCCCTCTGGATTTGACTGCAACG ATGAGACAGAGTTCAGGAATTTCATTGTGTGGCTGGAAGACCAGAAAATCAGACACTACAAAATTGAAGACCGGGGCAACCTGAGAAATATCCCCAGCTCGGAATGGCCCAAGTCCTTTGAGCAG TATCTTCAAGATGTAAACTGCCCATTCAGTGTCCAAGAGAGACAGGAGTCGGTGGACTGGTTGCTGGGTCTAGCAGTTCGGTTCGAGTATGGAGACAATG GCTCCCCAGTTGAGAAGTACAAGAACTGTCCGCCAGCCACGGCCACCAAGGCGGAGAAACCCTCGGATCCACTCATCCATCTGGACA GCAACAACCCAGATTTTAAGGCTGGCGTGATGGGCCTGGCTAACATGCTGAAGATCCAGCGTCACGACGACTACCTGGTCATGCTGAAG GCTATAAGGATCCTTATCCAAGAGAGGCTGACCCCAGAAGCTATAGCCAAGGCCAGGCAGTCTAAAGAG GGTCTCCCCGTGGCCTTGGACAAACACATCCTCGGCTTTGATACTGGAG ACGCTACCCTGAACGAGGCGGCTCAGATCCTGCGTCTGCTCCACATTGAGGAGCTGCGAGACCTGCAGACCCGGATCAACGAGGCTATCGTAGCTGTCCAGGCCATCATCGCAGACCCCAAGACAGACCACCGCCTGGGCAAGGTCGGCAGATGA
- the rtraf gene encoding RNA transcription, translation and transport factor protein isoform X2: MFRRKLTALDYHNPSGFDCNDETEFRNFIVWLEDQKIRHYKIEDRGNLRNIPSSEWPKSFEQYLQDVNCPFSVQERQESVDWLLGLAVRFEYGDNVEKYKNCPPATATKAEKPSDPLIHLDSNNPDFKAGVMGLANMLKIQRHDDYLVMLKAIRILIQERLTPEAIAKARQSKEGLPVALDKHILGFDTGDATLNEAAQILRLLHIEELRDLQTRINEAIVAVQAIIADPKTDHRLGKVGR; encoded by the exons ATGTTTCGAAGAAAACTGACAGCGTTGGATTACCATAACCCCTCTGGATTTGACTGCAACG ATGAGACAGAGTTCAGGAATTTCATTGTGTGGCTGGAAGACCAGAAAATCAGACACTACAAAATTGAAGACCGGGGCAACCTGAGAAATATCCCCAGCTCGGAATGGCCCAAGTCCTTTGAGCAG TATCTTCAAGATGTAAACTGCCCATTCAGTGTCCAAGAGAGACAGGAGTCGGTGGACTGGTTGCTGGGTCTAGCAGTTCGGTTCGAGTATGGAGACAATG TTGAGAAGTACAAGAACTGTCCGCCAGCCACGGCCACCAAGGCGGAGAAACCCTCGGATCCACTCATCCATCTGGACA GCAACAACCCAGATTTTAAGGCTGGCGTGATGGGCCTGGCTAACATGCTGAAGATCCAGCGTCACGACGACTACCTGGTCATGCTGAAG GCTATAAGGATCCTTATCCAAGAGAGGCTGACCCCAGAAGCTATAGCCAAGGCCAGGCAGTCTAAAGAG GGTCTCCCCGTGGCCTTGGACAAACACATCCTCGGCTTTGATACTGGAG ACGCTACCCTGAACGAGGCGGCTCAGATCCTGCGTCTGCTCCACATTGAGGAGCTGCGAGACCTGCAGACCCGGATCAACGAGGCTATCGTAGCTGTCCAGGCCATCATCGCAGACCCCAAGACAGACCACCGCCTGGGCAAGGTCGGCAGATGA